DNA from Rudaeicoccus suwonensis:
AGGCGGTCTTTGACCGTCTGCACGGTGAAGTAGAAGTCGGCGCCCATCTTGTCCATCTTGTTGACGAACGCGATACGGGGGACGTCGTACTTGTCAGCCTGACGCCACACGGTCTCGGACTGCGGCTCGACGCCTTCCTTGCCGTCGAAGACGGCGACGGCGCCATCGAGCACGCGCAGCGAGCGCTCCACCTCGACGGTGAAGTCGACGTGGCCGGGGGTGTCGATGATGTTGATCTGGTTGTTGTTCCAGAAGCTGGTGACAGCAGCGGAGGTGATGGTGATGCCCCGCTCCTTCTCCTGCTCCATCCAGTCGGTCGTGGAGGCACCGTCGTGGGTCTCACCGATCTTGTGGTTCACACCGGTGTAGAAGAGGATGCGCTCGGTCGTCGTGGTCTTACCGGCATCGATGTGCGCCATGATGCCGATGTTGCGGACCTTTTTCAGGTCGGTCAGCACGTCCTGTGCCACGGTCTCTGCCTCGTCTCGCAGTCGTCGAACTCGTCGTGTTTCTTAAAAGGTGCTTCGTCGTGCCTGTGCTGTATGTCGCAACCGGCTGCCCGGAGACAGTCGGCTGCGACATACAGCGCTGTGGGAGTCGGGCACGCGGGCGATGTCGCAACGACACCCTTACCCGCGCGACCCGGCGATCACCAGCGGTAGTGTGCGAAGGCCCGGTTGGACTCGGCCATCTTGTGGGTGTCTTCGCGGCGCTTCACAGCGGCACCGAGGCCGTTGCTCGCGTCGAGGATCTCGTTCATGAGGCGCTCGGTCATCGTCTTCTCACGACGCTGACGCGAGTAGCCGACCAGCCACCGCAGCGACAAGGTCGTCGCGCGGCCCGGCTTGACCTCGATCGGCACCTGATAGGTCGCGCCACCGACACGGCGGCTCTTGACCTCGAGGCTCGGCTTGACGTTGTCCAGCGCGCGCTTCAGCGTGACGACCGGGTCGGTGCCGGTCTTCTCACGGCAACCCTCGAGGGCGCCGTAGACGATGCGCTCGGCGATGGACTTCTTGCCGTCGAGCAGAATCTTGTTGACCAGCTGAGTGACCAGCGGGGAGCCGTAGACCGGGTCGACGACCAGGGGGCGCTTCGGAGCGGGGCCCTTGCGAGGCATTACTTCTTCTCCTTCTTCGCGCCGTAACGGGAACGGGACTGCTGACGGCCCTTGACACCCTGGGTGTCGAGCGAGCCGCGGATGATCTTGTAACGCACACCCGGCAGGTCCCTCACACGACCGCCACGCACGAGCACGATCGAGTGCTCCTGCAGGTTGTGGCCGACGCCCGGGATGTATGCCGTGACCTCGATGCCCGAGGTGAGCTTCACGCGAGCGACCTTGCGCAGCGCGGAGTTCGGCTTCTTGGGTGTGGTGGTGTAGACGCGGGTGCACACACCGCGTCGCTGGGGGCTGCCCTTCAGAGCCGGCGTCGAGACCTTGCTGGTCTTGTCCTGCCGACCCTTGCGGACGAGCTGGTTGATTGTAGGCAACCTACTGTCTCCGTAACTGGTCGAATCTGCATCGTTGGCAACGGTTTCGACGCCGCTGCGCAACTCCTTGGGATTGTCCGGGGTCTCGACCCCCGCGGTCGGGAGTGTCGCACCGGCGCCCTCCCCCGCACTTCCACGAAATGAACCTGTCGATGTCGACCGGCCGGCATGCTCGTGACTGCCCGGCGAGAGCGTGTGGTGGTCTGGTGCCACGCCTCCGCTCACGTGGATCGGACTGGCGGGCAGGGCAGAGCCCACGCACGATCCTCAAGTCTACCGGCCGTACACAGAGCCGCAAAATCGGCCAGCGCAGGGTTCCGGAGCTCTGAGCGACTTGGACGACGACGTGGCAGATGCGGGAGCCACCGGCCTGCGCGAGGTGCCCGTAATACGATCCGAGCCGGGCCCGTGAACCGCGCTCGACCATGCTCCCGCTGATACCGAAGGCCGTTCACCAGTGTCGCATCAGACCGCCGAGTCCGACGGCCCGCTGCGCGACGGTGCACGCGGTGGGGTGCTCTCGCCACGGCGATGGTCGCCCGATGCGTGGCTCGCGTTCAGCGTGCTCGCGGTGCTGATGACATTCTGCGGGTACGCGGTCGTCACCGGCCTCCCGTTTGCGGCACTCGTGCGCCTCGGCGTCGTCGCGGTCGTGGTGCAGTGGCTGCCCGGTGTCCTGATCTGGCGCTGTCTGCGACCCTCTCACGGCTGGTTGATGGAAGATCTCGCGTGCGGATTCGCGTGCGGGTTCGCCCTCAGCATTCCGGCCCAGGTGGTCGGAGGTCTGGCGGACAGCGCCGTCCTCAGCGCGGCGATCCCCCTGGTGACCACCGCGATTCTGCTGGGAGTGCGGTCGACGCGTGCGCGGATCCTGGCCGCGCGCTGGTCGCCCACCCCGCGGTGGCTCAGTGCGCTGATCGTCGTGGGTGCGGCGGCCACGGGCCGCGACCTGTTCAGCTTCTTCCGCCAGAACAAGCTGCACTGGCCCGTCGGCACCGCCGGGAAACCGCACGTCGATCAGTACTTCCAGATCGCCATGACCAACGAGTTGCGCTTCCGCGGACCGGTCAACTGGCCGATGATCGCCGGTGAGTCGTTCGACTACCACTGGTTCGCGCACGCCTGGATGGCTCAACTGTCATCGGTTGCGAACGTCTCAGCGACGGACGTCGTGCTGCGCTTCGCCCCGGCCTTTCTGCCGGTCGTGGCGGTCGCCGCGATCGCCGCGGTCGCGCTGCGCATGACCGGCAGCGCGTTTGCGGCAGGCGCATCGGCGCTCATCGCCATGTGGGGCGGCTATGTGGATCTGTGGAACACCGGCCGGGTCGCTGCTCCGTTGACCCCTCTCTCGCCGACGCTCGCGCCGAGCCTGGTGGCACTCATGGCCTTGGCGTCCCTCGTCACGATCCGCCTGCGCGGCGACCGACGGTGGGGCGGCGCTGTTGCTCTGTGCGTCTTTGCCATCGTGGCCGCCGGCGCCAAAGGATCGGCCACCCCGCTCCTGGTGGCAGGACTCGCCCTGGCAGCCGTCGCGGCGCTGCTGTGGAATCGCCGGATGCTGCGCCCACTGCTGGTCGACACCGCCTGCGTGGCGGCGGGGTTGCTGATCTCGATCAAGGTGATCTTCAACGGCTCGACCGATGCCCTGACCTTCGATCCGCCGCAGGCCTTGCAGAGCAGTTGGCCGATCGCCGCGATCGGCGGCACTCACTCCTTCTGGCTGCTCGTCGCGGGCGGCGTGGTCATGGTGTTCTGGGGTATCAGTAAAGCCGTGCTCGGCCTCCCCCTGCTGATGCGACGCGACCACCTGCTCGGTCGCGCAGACCCGGTGGTCTGGGTGCTGCTCGGTGGCGCCGTGGCCGGGGCGTTCGGCCCGGCGCTGTTCGTGCAACCCGGAGTCAGCCAGAACTACTTCCGGATCCAGGCGATCCCGCTGGCCGCGGTGCTCAGTGGAGCAGGAGCCTTCATCTGGCTGCGCGAGCGACGGTGGCCGCAGACCGGGACAGCCCTCCTGGTCGTGGCGATCGCGTCCGTTCTGGCCTATGCCGTGCCGGTCCGACTCATCGCCATACAGCACGGGCACAGCGCAGGTCCCTACCTGGTGTTGTTGATCGGCGCGCTCATCTGCCTCACTGGCGGGGTCGCCGTGGCCCTGTCGTCGCCGACCCGGCGTCGGCAACTCGTGGCCTTCGGGACGATGGCCGTCCTGCTCGGCACCGGGGTTCCCTCGACGGTCGTGGGTCTGTGGCAGTCCGGTGTCGCGAAATTCGGCCCGGTCTCACCCACTTCCGAGGGCGCAGTGACCCAGGGGCAGCTCGACGCGGCGATGTACATCGGGGCACACTCCGCGCCGGACGCGGTGGTGATGACGAATCGCCATTGCACGACACCCCGACCGGTGCATGGGATGTGCGACAGCCGCTGGTTCCTGGTGTCGGCATACAGCGGGCGGCAGGTGCTGGTCGAAGGGTGGGGCTACTCCCCGACGATCACCGCGAGGTACGTGCGCGGCAGCACCTCACTGACGGCGCCGTTCTTCGATCAGCCTCTGCTGCGCCTGAACGACGGCTTCTACACGTCTCCGACCGAGGCGGCAGCACGCGAACTGTGGCAGCGAGGTGTTCGCTGGATCTACGTCGACGCTTTGACAACGCCAGGGGTCGACCTGCGCGGTTATGCGGTCCTCGAATACGACAACCCCGCAGCGTCCGTTTGGCGGCTGAACCGACCCTGACACCAGCGCCTTCCGCAGCCTGTCGCCATCCAGCGAACGCCGAAAGAGCGCACTGTTTGCCCTGATAACCTCCGCGGCGTGAATGCAGCAACCGCCGGAACGGGGTTCGACGGTTTGATCATCGCCGCGATCGTCCCGTGCTACAACGAAGAAGTCGCCGTCCCCCAAGTGGTGACCGACCTGCTCGCGGCGGTCGACGACATCACCGTCTACGTCTACGACAACAACTCCAACGACCGCACCGCCGAAGTTGCGGCCGCAGCCGGAGCAATCGTGCGCACCGAGACGCGCAAAGGCAAGGGCAACGTCGTCCGCCGCGCATTCGCCGACATCGATGCGGACATCTATCTGCTCATCGACGGCGACGACACGTATGACGCATCCGCAGCCCCGCTCATGATCGAGACGCTGCTGTCCGGCCCCTACGACCACGTTCTCGGCGTGCGGACCGAGGAGTCCGACGAGTCGGCATACCGACCGGGCCACGAGGCCGGAAACCGGATGTTCAACAGGCTGATCAGCCACCTGTTCGGTGAGGACGTCACCGACATGCTCTCGGGCTACCGGGTGTTTTCCCGTCGATTCGTGAAGTCGTTCCCGGCACTGTCACGAGAGTTCGAGATCGAGACCGAGCTCACCGTGCACGCGGTCAATCTGCGACTCCCGCAGGTGGAGGTGCCCGTCGGATTCAAGGACCGCCCCGAGGGCAGCGAATCCAAACTGCGGACCTACCACGACGGTTTCCGCATCCTGCGGCTGATCGGGAGCCTGCTGCAGCACGAGCGCCCGCTGGCGCTGTTCTCCACCATCGGCGCGTTCTTCATGGTCGTTGCCGTCATTCTCGGCATACCTCTGTTCTTCACGTATGCCGAGACCCACGCGGTGCCGCGACTTCCGACCGCGGTGTTGGCGACAGGCGTCATGCTCGCCGGGATCATGAGCTTCGTCGTCGGGTTGGTGCTGAACGGCATCCAACGGCAACGGCGTGAGAGCGCGCGACTGAGCTACCTGCGCCTGCCGTCCGTGGCTCGCCCGGACCGCCCCACCAACTCGTGAGCTCCATCGCAGCCGGCCAGGATCCCGGTCACGGCCGAACCACCATCCGCAGGTTCGTTTCGGTCCTGCGTTCTCGCCCGGTGGCGTCTGTGGCATCCGTGCTGCTCGTCATACTGCTCGGAAACGCGTTGTATCTGCTGCAGATTCGCAACAACGACCCGATCATCTACAGCAGCGGACTCGGCACCGCCGCGCGGGGGATCCTCGCCGGCAAGCACACGATCGATCCCAACGACGGCTGGACCGCGCAGGCTCTCGGGCGGCTGGCAGCCGAGTCCTGGGCACACGGTCACGTGCCGCTGTGGAACACCTTCGAGGGTCTGGGTCAGCCGCTCGCCGGTGAGATGCAGTCGGCCGCGCTCTTCGTGCCGTTCATCTTCTTGCAGTTGCTGCCCAACGGCGTCTTCCTGATGCATGTGGCTCTCGAACTCGTCGCGGGGTTGAGCACGTTGGGGTTCCTGCGCACGCTCAAACTGTCGTGGGTCGCAGCGGTGTGCGGCGGGTGCCTGTTCGGACTGAACGGCACCTTCGCGGTGATGACGAACGCGCCGTTCAACCCGATCGCCTTCCTGCCGATGGCGCTGTGGGGTGTCGAGCTGCTGATCGGGGCGGCCCGCAGCGGGCGTCGTCCACGCGCCGGGCTGTGGTTCACTGCGCTCGCAATTGCGTTCATGCTCTTCGCGGGCTTCCCTGAGACCGCCCTGCTCGAAGGCGTCTTCGTCGCGTTGTGGTTGCTGGTCCGCCTCATCGCCATACCGGGACACCGTCGGTCGGCACTCGTCTGGGGCGCGGTCAGTGCGCTTGCAGGGCTGGCGATCGCAGCGCCGATCCTGGTGTGCTTCAAGGACTTCCTCGGATTCGGCTATCTCGCCTACCATGGAGACGCCGTCAACTCGTTGTCGTATCCGTTGCGCCAGGTCAGCTCGCTGTTGTTGCCGTTCGGCTCCGGCGGCCCGGGCAACCCGGTCTTCGGTCTGCAGGCCGGCTACCTGACGCTCCCGGCCGCTTTCATGGCGATCATCGGGTTTGCCGGGCAGCGCGCTCGCTCGGTCAAGATCCTGCTCGCCGCGATCCTCGCGGTGCTGCTGCTGAACATGTTCGGGTTCGAGCCGGTCAAGGTCGTGCTGGACGCCACGCCCGGCCTGCGCAGCATCCTGATCTACAAGTACGGGCTGGCCCTGATCGAATTCGCGGTGGTGATCCTCGCCGCGTTCGGCGTCGACGATCTGCTGCACTCCCGCGTCCGGCGCCGGTCAGCGATCGTCGCGCTGGTGCTCGTCGCCGGCTACCTGCTCGTCAATCTGGGATACCTGCACCACGAGGGCCTGTTGAAGAACTGGTCATGGTCGGCGATCGTGATCGGCTGGACGGTGCTCGGCCTGATCGTGCTCGGGCTGGTGACTCTGCGATCGGGTGTGGCCGGCCGAGCCGCCGTGCTGTCCGCAATCGCGATGGTGGTCGTCGTCGCGGACTGTGCCGGCACCTATGTCGTGCCCCAGCTCGCTGCCAGTTCGCGCACGAGTGTCGATCTGGGTTCGGTGCGCTACCTGCAGCAGCACCTGGGCGCCTCGCGCTTCTACACGCTCGGGCCGATCCAGCCCAACTACGGGTCCTATTGGCAGATCGCGCAACTGAACGCCAACGACCTGCCGGTGCCGCAAAAATACGCGACCTTCGTGATGGGCACCTTGCGCCCTGCGAAGGGGACATCCACCCGTGCGCAGGTGGCCGATCAGTTTGCGGCATACCAACTGGTGCCCTTCGACCCCGACATCTCGCAGCAGCAGGAACTGCTCACGGCATACGGCCAGCGGCAGAGTGCGTTCCGACAGGCCGCGGTGAGGTATGTCGTGACCGCCCCCGGCGTCGCCTCGACGAAACAGGCAGCGCGCTACGGTCTGCGGTTGGTCTATCAGGACAGCAAGACGAACATCTTCGAGGACCCTCGCGCCGACAGCCTCTACTCCACCTCCGGCGCCGACTGCCGCATCCTGGCGCAGGCACCATCGTCGGTGCGTCTGGACTGCACCCGCCCGGCAACACTCGTGCGCCGCAGCCTGACGGCTCCCGGATGGACAGCGACAACCGACGGACGGTCGTTGTCACTGAGCGCAACTCCGAACAGGCTCTACCAGCAGGTGACCGTCCCGGCCGGCACCTCCACGGTGACCTTCGATTACCGTCCGGCATTCTTCGAAACCGCCACCATCGCCTCCCTGGTGGTCGTGGTCGTGATGGTCGTCGACGTCGCTGTCGTCATCCTGCTGCGCCGGCGCAGAGCCACCGACGTCCGGGTCTGAGCGCGCCGATCAACTCCCACGGGACGTTGCTGCTGCCCTGTTATGGTCTGCGGCGTGAATGCGCAGTCCGGGGGCCATGATTCACCGTTCGCCCGGCTGATCCGCAGTCACAGCTTCCGCTCGTTCGCCTGCGTGACCGTTGTCGTGCTCCTGGCGAATGCGGTCTTCCTGCTCGGCATCCGCAGCAACGACGCGTTGTTGTACTTCTCCGGCCTCGGATCACCGGGCAAGGGGTTCTCCGCCGGAGCGCACACCCTCGACGGCAACCAGGGCTGGACCGCCCAGGCCCTCGGCCACTACGCCGCACAGACCTGGCTGCACGGCCACGTCCCGTTGTGGACGAACTTCGAGGGTCTCGGCCAGCCTCTCGCCGGTGAGATGCAGTCCGCCGCGTTCTTCCTGCCGTTCGTTCTGGTGCAGGCTCTGCCCAACGGGTTGTTCCTCATGCAGGTCCTGCTCGAGTTGGTCGCGGGCTTCGGAACGCTGATGTTCCTGCGGTCACTCCGGTTGTCCTGGGTCGCCGCGACCACCGGAGCCTGCCTGTTCGCCGTCAACGGCACGTTCTCGGT
Protein-coding regions in this window:
- the rpsG gene encoding 30S ribosomal protein S7; the encoded protein is MPRKGPAPKRPLVVDPVYGSPLVTQLVNKILLDGKKSIAERIVYGALEGCREKTGTDPVVTLKRALDNVKPSLEVKSRRVGGATYQVPIEVKPGRATTLSLRWLVGYSRQRREKTMTERLMNEILDASNGLGAAVKRREDTHKMAESNRAFAHYRW
- a CDS encoding glycosyltransferase; translated protein: MNAATAGTGFDGLIIAAIVPCYNEEVAVPQVVTDLLAAVDDITVYVYDNNSNDRTAEVAAAAGAIVRTETRKGKGNVVRRAFADIDADIYLLIDGDDTYDASAAPLMIETLLSGPYDHVLGVRTEESDESAYRPGHEAGNRMFNRLISHLFGEDVTDMLSGYRVFSRRFVKSFPALSREFEIETELTVHAVNLRLPQVEVPVGFKDRPEGSESKLRTYHDGFRILRLIGSLLQHERPLALFSTIGAFFMVVAVILGIPLFFTYAETHAVPRLPTAVLATGVMLAGIMSFVVGLVLNGIQRQRRESARLSYLRLPSVARPDRPTNS
- the rpsL gene encoding 30S ribosomal protein S12, coding for MPTINQLVRKGRQDKTSKVSTPALKGSPQRRGVCTRVYTTTPKKPNSALRKVARVKLTSGIEVTAYIPGVGHNLQEHSIVLVRGGRVRDLPGVRYKIIRGSLDTQGVKGRQQSRSRYGAKKEKK